Proteins encoded by one window of Planktothrix tepida PCC 9214:
- a CDS encoding polyribonucleotide nucleotidyltransferase has product MEEIIKSISFDGRDIRLKIGLLAPQAGGAVLIESGDTSVLVTATRAEGRPGIDFLPLLVDYEERLYAGGRIPGGFLRREGRPPDRVTLTSRLIDRPLRPLIPHWVRDDIQVVATTLSMDEQVPPDVLAVTGASVAVILAKIPFFGPMAAVRVGLVGDDFIINPTYREVKNGDLDLVVAGSPDGVVMVEAGANQLPEQDIIEAIDFGYEAVCDLIKAQEELMRDLGIELKPGEPPEGNTGLIQFIRDRVTLPVKQVLQQYDLDKTARDAHLDEIKEQQIVTPIEALPEDDPLRVATTEDSKLVSQIFKDITKELMRQQIVQDSVRVDGRNLDQVRPVSCKVSCLPKRVHGSALFNRGLTQVLSIATLGTPGDAQDLDDLHPQEEKRYMHHYNFPPYSVGETKPMRAPGRREIGHGALAERALVPVLPSKDQFPYVIRVVSEVLSSNGSTSMGSVCGSTLALMDAGVPISKPVSGAAMGLIKEGEEVRILTDIQGIEDFLGDMDFKVAGTDSGVTALQMDMKITGLPMKTVADAIYQAKPARLHILEKMLEVIGKPRSDLSPFAPRLLTLKIDPDLIGLVIGPGGKTIKGITEETGVKIDIDDDGTVTIASTDSENAARAYQIIQGMTRKLNAGDVYVGRITRIIPIGAFVELLPGKEGMIHISQLADYRVPRVEDEVSVGDEVIVKVREIDSKGRINLTRLNIHPDEAAAARAAAVK; this is encoded by the coding sequence ATGGAAGAGATCATTAAGTCAATATCCTTTGATGGACGGGATATTAGACTCAAAATAGGTTTACTTGCGCCACAGGCAGGTGGAGCCGTTTTAATCGAGTCTGGAGATACATCAGTTTTAGTGACTGCGACTCGCGCCGAAGGCAGACCTGGAATAGATTTTCTGCCCTTGTTAGTAGACTATGAAGAACGACTGTATGCAGGGGGAAGAATTCCAGGGGGATTCTTACGTCGGGAAGGTCGTCCGCCGGATCGGGTCACTTTGACGAGTCGTTTAATTGACCGTCCCTTACGTCCTTTAATTCCCCATTGGGTCAGGGATGATATTCAGGTTGTCGCCACAACATTGTCCATGGATGAACAGGTGCCACCGGATGTGTTAGCCGTGACAGGTGCTTCTGTAGCCGTCATTTTAGCTAAAATTCCCTTTTTCGGGCCGATGGCTGCGGTACGAGTCGGATTAGTTGGAGATGATTTTATTATCAATCCCACCTACCGGGAAGTAAAGAACGGGGATTTGGATTTAGTCGTGGCGGGTTCCCCCGATGGCGTAGTCATGGTAGAAGCCGGGGCGAACCAACTGCCCGAACAGGATATCATCGAGGCGATTGATTTTGGTTATGAAGCGGTTTGTGATTTAATCAAAGCCCAAGAAGAATTGATGCGAGACTTGGGGATTGAATTAAAACCCGGAGAACCCCCGGAAGGAAATACGGGTTTAATCCAATTTATCCGCGATCGCGTGACTCTCCCGGTTAAACAAGTTCTCCAACAATATGACTTGGATAAAACGGCACGGGATGCCCACTTGGATGAAATTAAGGAACAACAAATAGTTACCCCCATTGAGGCGTTACCCGAAGATGATCCACTGCGGGTGGCGACAACCGAGGATTCTAAATTGGTAAGTCAGATTTTCAAGGACATTACCAAGGAATTAATGCGTCAGCAAATTGTCCAAGATAGCGTCCGGGTAGATGGTCGCAACTTAGATCAAGTCCGTCCGGTATCTTGTAAGGTGAGTTGTTTACCGAAACGGGTACATGGAAGTGCCTTGTTTAATCGGGGTTTAACTCAGGTGTTGTCCATTGCGACTTTAGGAACGCCAGGGGATGCTCAGGATTTAGATGATTTGCATCCCCAAGAAGAAAAACGCTATATGCACCATTACAACTTTCCGCCTTATTCCGTTGGGGAAACAAAACCCATGCGGGCACCGGGACGGCGAGAAATTGGTCATGGAGCTTTAGCAGAAAGGGCCTTAGTTCCTGTGTTACCCTCTAAGGATCAGTTTCCCTATGTGATTCGGGTCGTATCAGAAGTATTATCGTCCAACGGCTCAACTTCAATGGGTTCGGTCTGTGGATCAACATTAGCGTTAATGGATGCCGGGGTTCCCATTTCCAAACCCGTAAGCGGGGCGGCGATGGGGTTAATTAAAGAAGGGGAAGAAGTTCGGATTCTCACCGATATTCAAGGAATTGAAGACTTTTTGGGAGATATGGACTTCAAAGTGGCAGGAACCGATAGTGGAGTCACCGCGCTACAAATGGATATGAAGATCACTGGGCTACCGATGAAAACGGTGGCAGATGCTATTTATCAAGCGAAACCTGCCCGACTGCATATCCTGGAAAAAATGTTAGAGGTCATTGGCAAACCTCGTTCTGATTTGTCTCCCTTCGCGCCTCGGTTGTTAACCTTAAAAATTGATCCTGATTTGATTGGTTTAGTCATTGGCCCTGGTGGGAAAACCATTAAGGGGATTACCGAAGAAACCGGAGTCAAAATTGATATTGACGATGATGGTACTGTGACAATTGCTTCAACCGATAGTGAGAATGCCGCCCGTGCTTATCAAATTATTCAAGGCATGACCCGCAAACTGAATGCTGGGGATGTGTATGTGGGCAGGATTACGCGGATTATCCCGATTGGAGCCTTTGTAGAATTACTTCCGGGTAAAGAAGGGATGATTCATATTTCCCAATTAGCAGATTACCGGGTTCCTCGTGTTGAAGATGAGGTTTCTGTCGGGGATGAGGTCATTGTCAAAGTTCGGGAAATTGACAGCAAAGGTCGGATTAATCTGACTCGTCTGAATATTCATCCTGATGAAGCCGCCGCTGCCCGTGCTGCCGCAGTGAAATAG